A genome region from Thermoanaerobacterium xylanolyticum LX-11 includes the following:
- a CDS encoding S-layer homology domain-containing protein: MKRLLAILITAMFILAAAIPSDVLAQTNSKIELKQAIEIAKEKLNLPTDGYSFSSNYYEGDGNKTWYLTWTSSTNSTITVNVNADTGEITGYNFYKPNSGSNSVIPKYSRDDAKKVAVDFLNKVIPEKFKETKEQESDDYLGLSPKIAYSNAYSFNFAQVVNGITFEGNHITIEVNKNTLEVQSYYLTWNDNYNFPDPKLAISKDKAIEIYKSNNSLRLQYNVVYKDVYGNNDPKPQAILVYALVNNQPIDAISGTVLPQNYYGPMIGGTGGMSTKSANSQSVLSPEEQKAVDDISKYISKDKAIQMVKEKLPFTIGSQYNLTSSNLFKNSSNYDSAIWDFSWSYSDGSNYNYVSASVDATTGELMTFTRSDSSENNIQGKTPKYTKEQLKNIAEEYLSKVQPDKFNQIEYQDVPTSPYDNSPYMSFNYVYMANGIQCPFDSIYIGVNKYTGDIVSYNYSWINVNLPDSKNIISLDDAYDSLFKNSDLQLTYIIYYPPDKVYDTPPQDVKLVYQVNNFNGLIDAKTGAYVDFSGNPIEKDKSTQFTDIAGNWAEKDILLLLQYGIVDGKDGKYMPNDYILQKDFIKMLVKSLQPNNIIIPLSSNDDENYDNYYNVAINNKIITESEKTPDSKVTRQDAAKFIVRSLGLKYVADINGIYTLDFLKDANSIDSSLKGYVAIAYGLNLMKGNNGYFNPNGDLTRAETASILVRYLRIEK; this comes from the coding sequence ATGAAAAGGCTCTTGGCTATTTTAATAACTGCCATGTTTATCTTAGCAGCAGCTATTCCTTCTGACGTGCTTGCCCAGACAAACAGCAAAATTGAGCTTAAGCAAGCTATTGAGATTGCGAAAGAAAAGTTAAATCTTCCGACAGATGGATACAGCTTTAGTTCCAACTACTATGAAGGCGATGGCAATAAGACATGGTATTTAACATGGACATCCAGCACAAACAGCACTATCACAGTAAACGTAAATGCTGATACAGGCGAGATAACAGGCTACAACTTTTATAAGCCTAACAGCGGTTCAAACAGCGTAATACCTAAATACTCAAGAGACGATGCCAAAAAAGTGGCAGTCGACTTTTTAAACAAGGTTATCCCAGAAAAGTTTAAAGAAACGAAAGAGCAGGAAAGCGACGATTACCTGGGTCTAAGCCCAAAAATCGCCTACAGCAACGCATATTCTTTCAATTTTGCACAAGTGGTAAATGGAATCACATTTGAAGGAAATCACATAACTATAGAAGTAAACAAAAACACTTTAGAAGTTCAGTCTTACTACTTGACGTGGAATGACAATTACAACTTCCCTGATCCCAAATTAGCCATTTCAAAAGATAAAGCAATAGAAATATACAAAAGCAACAACAGCCTTAGATTGCAGTACAATGTGGTCTACAAAGATGTTTATGGAAACAATGACCCAAAACCGCAGGCAATATTAGTTTACGCACTTGTAAACAACCAGCCTATTGATGCCATAAGCGGTACAGTCTTGCCTCAAAACTATTACGGACCCATGATTGGTGGCACTGGTGGAATGTCTACAAAATCGGCTAATTCGCAATCAGTTTTGTCCCCTGAAGAACAAAAAGCTGTAGACGACATTTCAAAATACATCTCAAAAGACAAGGCTATTCAAATGGTAAAAGAAAAACTTCCATTTACAATAGGATCTCAGTACAACCTTACATCTTCCAATCTTTTCAAAAATAGTTCAAATTATGACAGTGCAATTTGGGATTTTAGTTGGTCTTACTCTGATGGAAGCAATTACAATTATGTATCGGCTTCAGTAGATGCTACAACAGGTGAACTAATGACATTTACAAGAAGCGACAGCAGTGAAAATAACATTCAAGGAAAAACGCCGAAGTACACGAAAGAACAGCTAAAAAACATAGCTGAAGAATACTTAAGCAAAGTACAACCGGATAAATTCAACCAAATTGAATATCAAGACGTTCCAACATCTCCTTATGATAATTCGCCGTATATGTCATTTAATTACGTATATATGGCAAATGGCATACAATGTCCTTTTGATTCCATATATATAGGCGTCAATAAGTACACTGGTGACATAGTATCATACAATTATAGCTGGATAAATGTAAATTTGCCAGACAGTAAAAACATAATAAGCCTTGACGACGCATACGACTCTTTGTTTAAAAATAGCGACTTGCAGCTTACTTACATCATCTACTACCCACCAGACAAAGTATACGATACGCCTCCACAAGATGTAAAACTTGTGTATCAAGTGAACAACTTCAATGGATTAATAGATGCAAAGACAGGAGCTTATGTCGATTTCTCAGGAAACCCAATCGAAAAGGATAAAAGTACCCAATTTACAGATATAGCTGGAAATTGGGCAGAGAAAGACATACTACTTCTATTACAGTATGGCATAGTAGATGGAAAAGATGGCAAGTACATGCCAAATGACTATATACTGCAAAAAGATTTTATAAAGATGCTTGTAAAATCGCTTCAGCCAAACAACATAATAATACCTCTTAGCTCAAACGATGATGAAAACTACGATAATTACTACAACGTAGCAATTAACAACAAAATCATCACAGAAAGCGAGAAAACACCTGATTCTAAAGTAACTCGACAAGATGCAGCAAAATTTATCGTTAGAAGCCTTGGATTAAAATATGTTGCCGACATAAATGGCATCTACACATTAGATTTCTTAAAAGATGCCAATAGCATAGACAGTTCTTTAAAAGGATACGTGGCAATTGCCTATGGACTTAATTTAATGAAAGGCAACAATGGATACTTTAATCCAAACGGCGATCTCACAAGAGCTGAAACAGCATCAATATTAGTAAGATATTTGAGAATAGAAAAATAA
- a CDS encoding TIGR01440 family protein, protein MDINEIKIETKEVIEELLDIADVRSGGLFVLGGSTSEVIGRKVGTSGSLDIAKAIVDPILESVKKRNLYLAVQGCEHLNRALLVEEEAMIKYNLDEVSVIPQVHAGGSLQTYSYSVFERPVMVESLKGLGHAGLDIGLVLIGMHLRPVVVPVRLKHSKIGDATIVAAKTRPKLIGGERAIYKKQ, encoded by the coding sequence TTGGATATAAATGAAATAAAGATTGAGACGAAGGAAGTCATTGAAGAGCTTTTAGATATAGCCGATGTAAGAAGTGGAGGACTTTTTGTATTAGGTGGTAGCACAAGTGAGGTCATAGGTCGAAAAGTTGGAACGTCAGGAAGCCTTGATATAGCGAAAGCGATTGTGGACCCGATATTGGAATCTGTAAAGAAGAGAAATTTGTATTTGGCTGTACAAGGATGCGAACATTTAAATAGGGCCCTTCTTGTGGAAGAAGAGGCTATGATAAAGTACAATCTTGATGAAGTATCTGTGATCCCTCAGGTACATGCAGGTGGTTCATTGCAGACTTATTCTTACAGCGTATTTGAAAGACCAGTTATGGTGGAGAGCTTGAAGGGATTAGGACATGCGGGTCTTGACATAGGACTTGTATTAATTGGTATGCACTTAAGGCCTGTAGTTGTTCCAGTTAGGTTAAAGCACAGTAAAATAGGCGATGCTACGATAGTGGCTGCTAAGACGCGGCCTAAGTTAATCGGTGGAGAACGGGCAATATATAAAAAGCAATAA
- a CDS encoding superoxide dismutase, whose amino-acid sequence MKRLIPKKYNLVLNGISQKTLQEHYKLYEGYVSKTNEIWEKLTTSDREKANATYSEYRELKLEETYALDGVKLHELYFENLGGTGGPATGIIASMITCDFGSYENWLNDFKACALSSRGWTVLCFDPIDLKLHNYLQDLHNHGVISRSTPLLIIDTYEHAYFIDYGTDKKGYIDAFMNNVKWDEVNKRVYNWIDTKKI is encoded by the coding sequence TTGAAAAGGTTGATACCTAAAAAGTATAACTTGGTATTAAACGGCATATCACAAAAGACGTTGCAAGAGCATTATAAATTGTATGAAGGATATGTATCGAAGACAAATGAAATTTGGGAGAAATTAACCACATCTGATAGAGAAAAAGCAAATGCAACATACAGTGAATATAGAGAGCTTAAGCTGGAAGAAACATATGCATTAGATGGCGTAAAACTGCACGAGCTTTACTTCGAAAACCTTGGTGGAACAGGTGGTCCTGCAACAGGAATAATTGCTTCTATGATAACATGCGATTTCGGTTCTTATGAAAACTGGCTTAACGACTTTAAAGCATGTGCACTATCGTCAAGGGGCTGGACAGTTCTTTGCTTTGACCCAATTGACTTAAAGCTTCACAATTATTTGCAGGATCTTCACAATCATGGCGTCATTTCAAGATCGACTCCACTTTTAATAATCGACACTTACGAACATGCATATTTCATAGATTATGGGACAGACAAAAAGGGATACATTGACGCTTTCATGAACAATGTCAAATGGGATGAAGTAAATAAACGTGTATACAATTGGATCGATACAAAGAAAATTTAG
- a CDS encoding ATP-binding protein → MFVTITNYIIMSTVNNMVDNLNKEINIIVDNNKNIDPKILIEKYADTIASSLCMNNYFVKLYNGKSLISHLHYEVDDENSKIDEIVKIALKGKEAYKVKKNLLYVSLPIKFGNEIIGAVEYIHPLTNELNSINFIKLIFEIFGFISIFIILLISIYISYIITKPIKHLDCAARKFLKGNYEILPVKTKDEIGNFTRTFNQMTKTISQQMDDILFEKNKLESVLSALNEGVIAFDDKEDIVFKNQKVDELISDVTYDYILDIVNKTYKNKHIIEEIPTNDKILNIESFLCDGYCTVVIRDVTLDKELIEKQKKFVSNISHELKSPLTAILGFIQILKEEKEYNQVILNYIESETIKLKELVLDILEVSKLQSYELKLQKKTINLSWLLLKICENINLKALKFNISINTNIQDGISLIADEDKISQAIVNLLDNAIKYSNPHNQIDVSLYKNFNREISIKVKDNGIGIPENEIRHIFDRFYRAKNALSIGGNGLGLTIVKEIIEKHGGRIEVASKIDKGQLLR, encoded by the coding sequence ATGTTCGTTACAATAACTAATTACATTATTATGAGCACAGTAAATAATATGGTTGATAATTTAAATAAAGAAATAAACATTATAGTTGATAATAATAAAAATATAGATCCTAAAATATTGATTGAAAAATATGCTGATACTATAGCTTCTAGTTTATGTATGAACAATTATTTTGTGAAGTTATATAATGGTAAGTCATTAATCAGCCATTTGCATTATGAAGTTGATGATGAAAATAGTAAAATAGACGAAATTGTCAAAATTGCTTTAAAAGGTAAAGAGGCATATAAAGTTAAAAAAAATTTATTGTATGTCTCACTTCCAATAAAGTTTGGAAACGAGATTATTGGAGCAGTAGAATATATACATCCATTAACTAATGAATTAAATAGCATAAATTTTATCAAATTGATTTTTGAGATATTTGGATTTATATCAATTTTTATTATTTTACTTATTAGTATTTATATATCATATATTATAACAAAACCAATTAAGCATCTTGATTGTGCTGCAAGAAAATTCTTGAAAGGAAATTATGAAATATTGCCTGTTAAAACAAAGGATGAGATTGGTAATTTCACAAGGACTTTTAACCAAATGACCAAGACGATTTCACAGCAAATGGATGATATACTTTTTGAAAAAAATAAGTTAGAAAGTGTTTTATCTGCTCTTAACGAAGGTGTTATAGCATTTGATGATAAAGAGGATATTGTATTTAAAAATCAAAAAGTAGATGAATTGATTAGTGATGTAACATACGATTATATTTTGGATATTGTTAATAAAACGTATAAAAATAAGCACATAATTGAGGAAATACCGACAAATGACAAAATATTGAACATTGAGAGCTTTTTATGCGATGGTTATTGTACTGTTGTAATTAGAGATGTTACTTTAGATAAAGAGCTGATAGAAAAACAAAAGAAATTTGTTTCAAACATTTCGCATGAGCTAAAATCTCCTTTAACTGCCATTTTGGGTTTTATACAAATATTAAAAGAAGAAAAAGAATATAATCAAGTGATACTAAACTATATTGAAAGTGAAACAATTAAATTAAAAGAGCTTGTTTTAGATATTCTTGAGGTATCAAAACTTCAATCATATGAGTTAAAACTTCAAAAAAAGACTATAAATTTAAGCTGGTTGCTATTGAAAATATGTGAAAACATAAATTTAAAGGCCTTAAAATTTAACATATCAATAAATACAAATATTCAAGATGGAATAAGTTTAATTGCCGATGAAGATAAGATTTCTCAAGCGATAGTTAATCTTCTTGACAATGCAATAAAGTATTCAAATCCTCATAATCAAATTGATGTATCATTGTACAAAAATTTTAATCGAGAAATCTCAATTAAAGTAAAAGACAATGGTATCGGAATTCCGGAAAATGAAATTCGTCATATTTTTGATAGGTTTTATAGAGCAAAGAATGCTTTATCAATAGGTGGAAATGGATTAGGCCTGACAATTGTTAAAGAGATTATTGAAAAGCATGGTGGTAGAATAGAAGTTGCGAGCAAAATTGACAAGGGACAACTTTTACGATAA